One Clarias gariepinus isolate MV-2021 ecotype Netherlands chromosome 18, CGAR_prim_01v2, whole genome shotgun sequence genomic window carries:
- the LOC128506722 gene encoding LOW QUALITY PROTEIN: transcription elongation factor A N-terminal and central domain-containing protein (The sequence of the model RefSeq protein was modified relative to this genomic sequence to represent the inferred CDS: inserted 1 base in 1 codon), translating to MAVGIXFAENHNKHGGLDLIEIDLAMEVKEITRMAIQIEKLHKDRKYEDISCLLTDIFNTNVTLEQLQSTDIAMNIYQLLKSCPVESIRKRGKCVLSKWKRLYGSLHDHKNIKETNQAKDCEAIKQDKSETSKQVLDKKVNDDDNNDNAVICFKDVELGVSNAASSSKAKTEQKEETLRHPPEPQDLRTISMVPPLMSSSTNSPVLRNKCVELLIQALNTDQTDPELINQLAHIIETDIDSLHGCNPHKYKSCIRSKVANLKNPKNPHLREGLLTGTLAPGVFVRMSAQEMAGDELRQLRQGYTAAGISEHQLPQGPEGTATTKVRCQRCEGMDCRLTQVSRGTLFLPSWVKRGSVDEEAMTFMSCANCGAQWYHNRWVCL from the exons ATGGCGGTGGGGA GTTTTGCGGAGAACCATAACAAACATGGCGGCTTGGATTTGATAGAAATCG ATTTAGCAATGGAGGTGAAAGAAATCACTCGTATGGCGATACAAATAGAGAAACTACACAAGGACAGAAAATATGAAGACATTTCCTGCCTACTAACAGACATTTTCAACACCAATGTGACGTTAGAACAGCTACAGAGCACTGACATTGCCATGAACATTTATCAGCTTTTAAAGTCATGTCCTGTCGAAAGCATTCGGAAAAGAGGAAAGTGCGTTCTGTCAAAATGGAAGCGTTTGTACGGATCACTGCACGACCACAAAAATATCAAGGAAACGAATCAGGCGAAAGACTGTGAAGCAATCAAACAAGATAAATCAGAAACATCCAAACAGGTCCtagataaaaaagtaaatgacgACGACAACAATGACAATGCAGTTATTTGCTTCAAAGATGTGGAATTAGGAGTGTCGAATGCCGCATCTTCATCAAAAGCCAAGACCgaacaaaaagaagaaacttTAAGACATCCTCCAGAACCTCAAGACTTAAGAACCATCTCAATGGTTCCACCTCTGATGAGCAGCTCCACAAACTCTCCGGTCTTGAGAAACAAGTGTGTAGAACTCCTTATCCAGGCTCTAAACACGGATCAAACAGATCCTGAGCTGATAAACCAGCTAGCTCATATCATTGAAACAGACATAGACTCACTTCATGGCTGCAATCCACACAAATACAAGTCCTGCATAAGAAGCAAGGTGGCCAATTTAAAGAACCCGAAGAATCCTCACCTGCGTGAGGGTCTTCTGACTGGCACGTTGGCGCCAGGGGTGTTTGTCAGGATGTCTGCCCAGGAGATGGCTGGTGATGAGTTGCGCCAGCTCAGGCAGGGCTACACAGCAGCAGGCATCAGCGAGCACCAGCTGCCACAGGGACCAGAAGGGACAGCCACGACCAAGGTGCGATGCCAGCGCTGTGAAGGGATGGACTGCAGGTTGACGCAGGTCTCCCGTGGAACACTTTTTTTGCCCTCCTGGGTAAAGAGAGGGAGCGTTGATGAAGAAGCCATGACCTTCATGTCTTGCGCCAACTGTGGGGCGCAGTGGTACCATAATCGCTGGGTGTGCCTTTGA